A region of Clostridium acetobutylicum ATCC 824 DNA encodes the following proteins:
- the leuB gene encoding 3-isopropylmalate dehydrogenase encodes MKEYKVAVIPGDGIGVEIVGEALKVLEKVGAKYDTKFNFTEVKAGGCAIDEFGVPLPNETLEICKNSDAVLLGAVGGPKWDTLPGEKRPEKALMGLRGGLGLYANLRPAKVYDILKSASPLKEEIINKGVDLLVVRELTGGIYFGERGRDIQNGINSAYDTERYNVEEIKRIAHVAFKAALKRNKKVTSVDKANILESSRLWRETVTEVAKEYPEVELNYLYVDNAAMQLVREPSQFDVIVTSNIFGDILTDEASMVTGSIGMLPSASLRNDTFGMYEPIHGSAPDIAGQDLANPLAQILSVAMMLEYSFNMTEAARDVEDAVEKVLNSGYRTGDIYTEGSKKVGTKEMGKLVLAEL; translated from the coding sequence ATGAAAGAATATAAGGTGGCCGTTATACCTGGTGATGGAATCGGTGTTGAAATAGTAGGAGAAGCTCTTAAGGTTCTTGAAAAAGTAGGAGCGAAATACGATACTAAGTTTAATTTTACAGAGGTTAAGGCAGGAGGATGTGCTATAGATGAATTTGGAGTACCTCTTCCAAACGAAACTTTAGAAATCTGTAAAAACTCGGATGCAGTACTTTTGGGAGCGGTAGGAGGACCTAAGTGGGATACTCTTCCGGGAGAAAAAAGACCTGAAAAGGCTCTTATGGGTTTAAGAGGTGGACTTGGACTTTATGCTAACTTAAGACCAGCAAAGGTTTATGATATTTTAAAATCTGCATCTCCTTTAAAGGAAGAAATCATAAACAAGGGAGTAGATTTACTTGTTGTAAGAGAGCTTACAGGAGGAATTTACTTTGGAGAAAGAGGAAGAGATATTCAAAACGGAATAAACTCAGCTTATGATACTGAAAGATATAATGTAGAAGAGATAAAGAGAATTGCACATGTTGCTTTTAAAGCTGCTCTTAAGAGAAATAAGAAGGTTACTTCTGTAGATAAAGCAAATATATTGGAATCTTCAAGGCTTTGGAGAGAAACAGTAACAGAGGTTGCAAAGGAATATCCAGAGGTTGAATTAAACTATCTTTACGTTGATAATGCAGCAATGCAGCTTGTACGTGAACCATCACAATTTGATGTAATAGTAACCAGCAACATATTCGGAGATATTCTTACAGATGAGGCTTCAATGGTAACAGGCTCAATAGGAATGCTGCCATCGGCAAGTCTTAGAAATGATACTTTTGGAATGTATGAGCCAATACACGGTTCTGCACCAGATATTGCAGGACAAGATTTAGCAAATCCATTAGCACAAATATTATCAGTTGCAATGATGCTTGAATATTCATTTAATATGACTGAAGCTGCAAGAGATGTAGAAGATGCAGTAGAAAAAGTTTTAAATAGTGGATACAGAACTGGTGATATATACACAGAAGGAAGTAAAAAAGTTGGAACAAAAGAAATGGGTAAGCTTGTTTTAGCTGAACTTTAA
- the leuD gene encoding 3-isopropylmalate dehydratase small subunit: MKVNGDVLKYGDNIDTDVIIPARYLNTSVPEELAKHCMEDLDVDFLKKLKTGDIVVGGRNFGCGSSREHAPICIKAAGVSCVIAKSFARIFYRNSINIGFPILECEEAVNDASTGDKLEVDFIEGIIKNVTLNKEYKAQPFPDFMLKIMKNEGLTNCVKKGLF; encoded by the coding sequence ATGAAAGTTAATGGAGATGTTTTAAAATATGGAGATAATATTGATACGGATGTTATAATCCCAGCAAGATATTTAAATACTTCGGTACCTGAAGAGCTTGCAAAACACTGTATGGAAGATTTAGATGTGGATTTTCTAAAAAAGTTAAAAACAGGTGACATTGTAGTAGGAGGAAGAAATTTTGGATGTGGATCTTCAAGAGAACATGCCCCAATATGTATTAAGGCGGCAGGAGTTTCTTGTGTTATAGCAAAAAGCTTTGCTAGAATATTCTACAGAAATTCCATAAATATAGGTTTTCCAATACTAGAATGTGAGGAAGCTGTTAATGATGCTAGCACAGGAGATAAGCTTGAGGTTGATTTTATAGAAGGAATAATCAAGAATGTAACTTTGAATAAAGAGTACAAGGCTCAACCTTTCCCGGATTTCATGCTTAAAATCATGAAAAATGAGGGACTTACTAACTGTGTAAAGAAAGGTTTATTTTAA
- the leuC gene encoding 3-isopropylmalate dehydratase large subunit, which translates to MKKPMTMTQKILANHAGLDYVEAGQLITANLDLVLGNDVTTPVAVKAFKTMGTNKVFDKKKVAIVPDHFTPNKDIKSAEHCKMIRQFAKSKEIENYFEIGEMGIEHALIPEKGLAVPGDVIIGADSHTCTYGALGVFSTGVGSTDMAVGMATGKAWFKVPEAIKFVLKGKPAKWVSGKDIILHIIGMIGVDGALYKSMEYTGDGLEYLSMDDRFTIANMAIEAGAKNGIFPVDEKTIEYMKGRSDRELKKFDADEDAEYSRVIEIDLSTLKPTVAFPHLPENTKTIDQVGEVNVDQVVIGSCTNGRMEDLRIAASILKGKKIKKGIRLIVFPGTQNIYLEAMEEGLVRTFIEAGGIVSTPTCGPCLGGHMGILAEGERAISTTNRNFVGRMGHPKSEVYLASPAVAAASAIAGKIVSPEEVL; encoded by the coding sequence ATGAAAAAACCGATGACTATGACACAAAAAATACTTGCGAACCATGCAGGGCTTGATTATGTAGAGGCAGGACAACTTATAACAGCTAACCTTGATCTTGTTTTAGGAAATGATGTAACTACACCAGTAGCTGTTAAAGCATTTAAAACTATGGGAACTAACAAGGTGTTTGATAAGAAGAAAGTAGCTATAGTACCAGATCATTTCACACCTAACAAGGATATAAAATCAGCGGAACACTGTAAGATGATAAGACAATTTGCTAAAAGTAAAGAAATAGAGAACTATTTTGAAATAGGTGAAATGGGAATTGAGCATGCACTTATCCCTGAGAAAGGACTTGCTGTTCCTGGAGATGTAATAATAGGAGCAGATTCACATACCTGTACCTACGGAGCACTCGGAGTTTTTTCAACAGGCGTCGGAAGTACTGATATGGCAGTTGGAATGGCTACAGGTAAAGCTTGGTTTAAGGTTCCAGAGGCTATAAAATTTGTTCTTAAAGGGAAGCCAGCAAAATGGGTGTCTGGTAAAGATATAATACTCCACATAATCGGAATGATTGGTGTTGACGGAGCTTTATATAAATCGATGGAGTATACAGGTGATGGTCTAGAGTATCTTTCAATGGATGACAGATTTACAATTGCAAATATGGCAATAGAAGCAGGAGCTAAGAATGGAATATTTCCTGTAGATGAAAAGACTATTGAATACATGAAGGGTAGAAGTGATAGAGAATTAAAGAAATTTGATGCAGACGAAGATGCTGAATACAGCAGGGTTATAGAAATAGATTTAAGTACATTAAAGCCTACAGTTGCATTTCCACATTTACCTGAAAATACAAAAACTATAGATCAGGTTGGAGAGGTTAATGTAGATCAAGTAGTAATTGGTTCATGTACTAATGGAAGAATGGAAGACTTAAGAATTGCAGCTTCGATCTTAAAAGGAAAGAAAATTAAGAAGGGAATAAGACTTATAGTATTCCCAGGAACTCAAAACATATACCTTGAAGCTATGGAAGAAGGACTAGTTAGAACATTTATAGAAGCTGGCGGAATAGTAAGTACCCCAACTTGTGGACCTTGCCTTGGAGGTCATATGGGAATACTTGCAGAAGGAGAAAGAGCTATATCTACAACTAATAGAAACTTTGTGGGTAGAATGGGACATCCTAAGAGTGAAGTTTACTTAGCAAGTCCAGCGGTAGCAGCAGCTTCAGCAATAGCAGGAAAAATAGTATCACCAGAGGAGGTTTTATAA
- the cimA gene encoding citramalate synthase yields MGKEKKVYIFDSILRDGSQAQGVSFSVADKIKIVKKLDELGIDYIEAGNPSSNPKDREFFEEIRSLKLKHSKLCAFGSTRRAGAKAEEDEGIKKLVDSGVNVFSIFGKAWDFHVTDIIKTSIEENLNMIRDSIKYLVSLNKEVVFDAEHFFDGFKSNKEYAIEVLNTARLAGAKWIVLCDTNGGTMPNEVSDIVKYLVRDLNFDNLGVHFHDDSGMAVANSVVAVHYGVNHVQGTFTGVGERCGNANLSNIIANLSLKMGYNTIKNDKLEYLTVAFRYICEACNMTPNERVAYVGNCAFSHKGGMHIDAVRKNPKSFEHIDPSRVGNSRRILVSEVSGRSTILPALKRINPKIDKDSPETKAVVKRIKDLEYLGYQFEGAEGSFELLMRKELNVFRPSFELVEYKVIAERPYLSDLSATAIVKIMVNGKLETTAADGKGPVNALDKALRKALGVFYKELANVYLTDYKVRVISGTKATSAKIRVLIESTDGVSTWTTVGVSYDIIEASWLALVDSVEYKLIQCNKEENNNEKTDDYDTKNTCEPCRA; encoded by the coding sequence ATGGGCAAGGAAAAGAAGGTGTACATTTTTGATAGTATACTTAGAGACGGTTCTCAAGCACAAGGTGTTTCCTTTAGTGTGGCTGATAAGATTAAAATAGTAAAAAAGTTAGATGAACTGGGAATTGACTATATAGAAGCTGGAAATCCTAGCTCAAACCCAAAAGATAGAGAATTCTTTGAAGAAATAAGAAGTTTAAAGCTTAAACATTCTAAGTTGTGTGCATTTGGAAGTACTAGAAGAGCAGGTGCAAAGGCTGAGGAAGATGAAGGAATAAAAAAACTCGTAGATAGTGGAGTAAATGTATTCTCTATATTTGGTAAGGCATGGGACTTTCATGTTACAGATATAATAAAAACCTCTATTGAAGAAAATTTAAACATGATTAGAGATAGCATAAAATACTTAGTTTCTTTGAATAAGGAAGTTGTATTTGACGCAGAACACTTCTTTGATGGTTTTAAAAGCAATAAAGAATATGCCATAGAAGTTTTAAATACTGCGAGATTAGCAGGAGCAAAATGGATTGTGCTTTGTGACACCAATGGAGGAACTATGCCAAATGAAGTGAGTGACATAGTCAAGTACTTAGTAAGGGATTTAAACTTTGATAATTTGGGAGTACATTTTCATGATGACAGCGGCATGGCAGTAGCCAATTCAGTTGTAGCAGTGCATTATGGAGTTAATCATGTTCAAGGAACCTTTACAGGTGTAGGAGAAAGATGTGGAAATGCTAATTTATCAAACATAATAGCAAATCTAAGCCTTAAAATGGGCTATAATACCATAAAAAATGATAAGCTTGAATATTTGACAGTGGCTTTTAGATATATATGTGAAGCCTGTAATATGACACCTAATGAGAGGGTTGCTTATGTTGGAAATTGTGCTTTCTCTCATAAAGGTGGTATGCATATAGATGCTGTAAGAAAGAATCCAAAGTCCTTTGAACACATAGATCCATCTAGGGTTGGAAACTCAAGAAGAATACTTGTATCTGAGGTATCTGGAAGGAGTACAATACTTCCAGCTTTAAAAAGGATAAATCCTAAAATAGACAAGGATTCTCCCGAAACAAAGGCAGTAGTTAAAAGAATAAAGGACTTAGAGTATCTTGGATATCAATTTGAAGGAGCAGAAGGAAGTTTTGAGCTTCTTATGAGAAAAGAACTTAACGTATTTAGACCATCTTTTGAACTTGTAGAGTATAAGGTAATTGCTGAAAGGCCATATCTAAGTGACTTAAGTGCTACAGCAATAGTTAAAATAATGGTTAATGGCAAACTTGAAACAACCGCAGCAGATGGTAAAGGACCTGTAAACGCACTTGATAAAGCTTTAAGAAAAGCACTTGGAGTGTTCTACAAAGAATTAGCAAATGTTTATCTTACAGACTATAAGGTAAGAGTAATCAGTGGAACTAAGGCTACAAGTGCAAAAATAAGAGTATTAATTGAGTCTACAGATGGTGTATCAACATGGACAACAGTTGGTGTTTCCTATGACATAATAGAAGCCAGCTGGCTAGCACTTGTAGATTCAGTAGAATATAAATTAATACAATGCAATAAGGAGGAAAATAACAATGAAAAAACCGATGACTATGACACAAAAAATACTTGCGAACCATGCAGGGCTTGA
- the ilvN gene encoding acetolactate synthase small subunit, with product MRLYVLSVLVDNIPGVLTRVCGLFNRRGYNLESVTAGVTENDKISRLTLIASVKDENEIDQIVKQIKKIEVVHKVVLLNRENSVCREIMLIKVNAEGVQRQEILNTVSIFRASVVDVTTKTFTIEITGNSSKIEAFQKMLEPYGIIEVVSSGSIAIERGQNSILS from the coding sequence TTGCGTTTATATGTTTTATCAGTACTAGTTGATAATATTCCTGGGGTACTTACTAGGGTTTGTGGGCTCTTTAATAGAAGAGGATATAATCTTGAAAGTGTAACAGCAGGAGTTACAGAGAATGATAAGATATCAAGATTGACTTTAATAGCAAGTGTTAAAGATGAAAATGAAATAGACCAAATTGTAAAGCAGATAAAAAAGATTGAGGTGGTTCATAAGGTAGTGCTTCTAAATAGAGAAAATTCAGTATGTCGTGAAATAATGCTTATTAAAGTGAATGCTGAGGGAGTGCAAAGACAAGAAATACTAAATACGGTATCCATTTTTAGAGCATCAGTTGTTGATGTTACAACTAAAACTTTCACTATAGAGATAACTGGAAATAGCAGTAAAATAGAAGCATTTCAAAAAATGCTAGAACCTTATGGAATTATTGAAGTTGTAAGCAGCGGAAGCATAGCTATAGAGCGAGGCCAAAATTCTATACTAAGTTAA
- the cysS gene encoding cysteine--tRNA ligase, with product MKIYNTMTRKKEEFVPVKPNEVQMYVCGPTVYNFFHIGNARTFIVFDTVRKYFEYRGYKVNFIQNFTDIDDKMIAKANNEGVSVKELGDRYIKEYYEDADGLNLERATCNPRATEYIGKIIDFVKGLQDEGYAYEIDGDVYFNTNAFKEYGKLSGQNLEDRMAGATIAVDDRKKSPADFALWKSEKPGEPSWESPWGKGRPGWHIECSCMARDLLGDTIDIHAGAIDLIFPHHENEIAQSEARTGKPFSKYWMHAAYLNINNEKMSKSLNNFLTARDILKEYDAEVIRLFLLSAHYRTPLNFTEESIEAAKTSLERLYNTINNLGSLLNNTAESNDDSEYLKALDSYREKFIEKMDDDFNTADGISVIFDLAKDINININGKSSKAAVEKAISLMRELGKPLGILQKVEKHNLEDEIQNLIEQRQNARKNKDWALADKIRDDLKERGIVLEDTPEGIRWKFIDK from the coding sequence ATGAAAATATATAATACTATGACTCGGAAAAAAGAAGAATTTGTTCCGGTAAAGCCTAATGAGGTACAAATGTACGTTTGTGGTCCAACAGTTTATAATTTTTTTCATATAGGAAATGCTAGAACCTTTATTGTTTTTGATACTGTAAGAAAATATTTTGAGTATAGGGGATATAAGGTTAACTTTATTCAAAATTTTACTGATATAGATGATAAAATGATAGCAAAGGCTAATAATGAAGGAGTTAGTGTAAAGGAGCTTGGAGACAGATATATAAAGGAATACTATGAGGATGCAGATGGTCTTAATTTGGAAAGGGCAACTTGTAATCCAAGAGCAACAGAATATATAGGTAAAATAATAGATTTTGTAAAAGGTCTTCAAGATGAAGGTTATGCATATGAAATTGATGGAGATGTATATTTTAATACAAACGCCTTTAAGGAATATGGAAAGTTGTCAGGGCAGAATTTAGAGGATAGAATGGCTGGAGCAACTATAGCAGTTGATGACAGAAAAAAGAGTCCTGCAGATTTTGCATTATGGAAGAGCGAGAAACCTGGAGAACCATCTTGGGAGAGTCCATGGGGGAAAGGAAGACCAGGATGGCATATAGAATGCTCATGCATGGCTCGAGATTTACTAGGTGATACTATAGATATTCACGCAGGAGCTATAGATTTAATTTTCCCTCATCATGAAAATGAAATAGCTCAAAGTGAGGCTAGAACTGGAAAGCCATTTTCAAAGTATTGGATGCATGCAGCTTACTTAAATATAAATAATGAGAAAATGTCTAAGTCATTAAATAATTTCTTAACAGCAAGAGACATTCTTAAGGAGTATGATGCAGAGGTTATAAGATTATTCCTATTATCAGCTCATTATAGAACACCACTTAATTTTACTGAGGAGTCAATAGAGGCTGCTAAGACATCTCTTGAAAGACTTTATAATACAATAAACAATTTGGGAAGCCTTTTAAATAATACAGCTGAGAGTAATGATGATAGTGAATATTTAAAAGCACTGGATAGCTATAGAGAAAAGTTTATAGAAAAAATGGATGATGATTTTAATACAGCAGACGGTATTTCTGTAATATTTGATTTAGCTAAGGATATTAATATAAATATAAATGGAAAATCAAGCAAGGCTGCTGTTGAGAAGGCTATAAGTCTTATGAGAGAACTTGGAAAACCTCTTGGAATACTTCAAAAGGTTGAAAAACATAATCTAGAAGATGAAATACAAAATCTTATAGAGCAAAGACAAAATGCAAGGAAAAATAAAGATTGGGCACTTGCGGATAAAATAAGAGATGACCTTAAAGAAAGAGGAATAGTATTAGAGGATACACCTGAAGGAATAAGGTGGAAGTTTATTGATAAATAA
- a CDS encoding proline--tRNA ligase: MKMSNMLMLTLRESPAEAEIESHKLMLRSGMIRKMASGVYNYMPLGLKALKKVENIIREEMNAAGAQEFLASALLPSELWKESGRWEVFGPEMFKLKDRNEREFCLGPTHEEVFTDFARSEIKSYKQLPVNLYQIQTKYRDERRPRFGMIRSREFVMKDAYSFDKDNEGLDVSYNKMYEAYTKIFKRCNVSCSAVAADSGAMGGSGSAEFMVKSEIGEDEIAFCTECNYAANIEKAPAVPEKADKEELGELKKVETPHAKTIEELVEFFGVDSKKFVKTIIYRAENKVVAVMVRGDREVNETKVKNAVGSVDVELADEKTVKKATGAEVGFAGPIGLDVDYLLIDNEVTYMYNFIVGANETGYHYANANYDRDFKGTVGDFRNAVEGEKCPKCGKPLTIARGIEVGHIFKLGTKYSEAMKAYFVDENGESKPLIMGCYGIGVNRTMSAVVEQHHDDNGIVWPLSVAPYEVIVVPAVFKSEEQMKEAEKLYTELKKIGVDALLDDRNERAGVKFKDADLIGIPMRITVGKKISEGKVEFKCRNSEEVEVIDLDKVIARVEEEFEKNNLALK; the protein is encoded by the coding sequence ATGAAAATGTCAAACATGCTAATGTTAACTTTAAGAGAGAGTCCAGCAGAAGCGGAAATAGAAAGTCATAAACTTATGCTTAGATCTGGAATGATAAGAAAAATGGCATCCGGAGTGTATAATTATATGCCACTAGGATTAAAAGCATTAAAGAAGGTTGAGAATATAATAAGAGAAGAGATGAATGCTGCTGGAGCTCAAGAATTTCTAGCATCAGCTCTTTTACCATCAGAGCTTTGGAAGGAATCGGGGAGATGGGAAGTATTTGGACCAGAAATGTTCAAACTTAAGGATAGAAATGAAAGAGAATTTTGTCTTGGACCTACACATGAAGAGGTCTTTACGGACTTTGCTAGAAGTGAAATAAAGTCATATAAGCAATTACCTGTAAATTTGTATCAAATTCAAACAAAGTATAGAGATGAGAGAAGACCAAGATTTGGTATGATACGTTCAAGAGAGTTTGTTATGAAGGATGCTTACAGCTTTGATAAGGATAATGAAGGATTGGACGTATCTTATAATAAGATGTATGAAGCCTATACTAAAATATTTAAAAGATGTAATGTAAGTTGTAGTGCAGTTGCCGCAGATTCAGGAGCTATGGGTGGATCTGGTTCAGCTGAATTCATGGTTAAGTCCGAAATAGGAGAAGATGAAATAGCTTTTTGTACAGAATGTAATTATGCAGCTAATATAGAGAAGGCACCAGCTGTTCCAGAAAAAGCTGATAAAGAAGAATTAGGGGAACTTAAAAAAGTTGAAACACCTCATGCGAAAACCATAGAAGAGTTAGTGGAGTTTTTTGGTGTGGATTCCAAAAAATTTGTTAAAACTATAATATATAGAGCAGAGAATAAAGTTGTTGCTGTAATGGTAAGAGGAGACAGAGAAGTCAATGAAACTAAGGTTAAAAATGCAGTAGGTTCAGTAGATGTTGAGCTTGCAGATGAAAAAACAGTTAAAAAAGCAACAGGAGCTGAGGTTGGATTTGCAGGACCAATAGGTTTAGATGTGGATTATTTACTTATTGATAATGAAGTAACATATATGTACAATTTTATTGTAGGAGCTAATGAGACAGGATACCACTATGCAAATGCAAATTATGATAGAGATTTCAAAGGTACAGTGGGTGATTTCAGAAATGCTGTTGAGGGAGAAAAGTGTCCTAAATGTGGCAAACCATTAACAATAGCAAGAGGAATAGAGGTTGGTCACATATTTAAGCTTGGAACAAAATATTCAGAGGCTATGAAGGCATACTTTGTAGATGAAAATGGAGAAAGTAAGCCACTTATAATGGGCTGCTATGGTATAGGAGTTAATAGAACTATGTCAGCAGTTGTTGAACAACACCATGATGATAACGGAATAGTTTGGCCTTTATCTGTAGCACCATACGAGGTTATAGTTGTTCCAGCGGTATTTAAAAGCGAAGAGCAAATGAAAGAAGCTGAAAAGTTATATACCGAGCTTAAGAAAATAGGGGTAGATGCCCTTTTGGATGATAGAAATGAAAGAGCCGGAGTTAAATTTAAAGATGCAGATTTAATAGGTATTCCAATGAGAATAACCGTTGGAAAGAAAATATCTGAAGGCAAAGTAGAATTTAAGTGCAGAAACAGTGAAGAAGTAGAAGTTATAGATTTAGATAAAGTTATAGCTAGAGTTGAAGAAGAGTTTGAAAAAAATAACTTAGCGTTGAAATAG
- a CDS encoding ABC transporter substrate-binding protein, with amino-acid sequence MLILKRKFITVVIPSIIIASLLSSCTNTSNSTAAKATKVSSLKDQYIKASLPSKNPEKAKNRKDTFIAAISEPGGVFLPYFYDNGWDGNATDPIFPSLVSTDEKGNPIADLAEKWDISSDNLTYTYHLRKRLKFSDGSPLTSDDVAFTLTLLDDPSYSGSFDISTCYIKGSTDYKNGKATSISGIAVVDPLTIKITTEKINPLNLTRLGGQVLSKAYYGKDYKKGNLDYLKSLYSRPLGAGPYKLDKYIPGQEIRYTANENYYKGKPKIENFIFKVTSKDTNLQLFQTGEIDSDSFSTDKDTVDQLENLGFANIRISTVSDYGFVYMNNKKPYLKDKNVRQALIYGLDRQKIVDVAYKGYGEVANVPTSPLVLSYTTDGINSYKFNPEKAKKLLEDDGWRLNSNGIREKNGQKLKISYLTSKNTDQTIPIAKENYKALGIDFEPEIMDFNTLVEKLNKGDYDLAAVRTSGLVDPNDSVEEFSSKKTSENVSGYFNPKVDELISEGVNTLNVKKRKAIYKKLYKELSDDPPVILIDYRKGLKAWNSRIKGMENDNFAGVSSTNLSKLKIEN; translated from the coding sequence GTGTTAATATTGAAAAGAAAATTTATTACTGTAGTTATTCCATCAATAATTATAGCTTCACTTTTATCTTCCTGCACAAATACTTCTAATTCAACTGCAGCAAAAGCTACAAAAGTATCTAGTCTAAAAGATCAATATATTAAAGCTAGTTTGCCTAGCAAAAACCCGGAAAAAGCAAAAAATCGCAAAGATACCTTCATTGCTGCAATAAGCGAACCAGGAGGAGTTTTTCTTCCATACTTCTACGATAATGGCTGGGATGGAAATGCCACAGATCCTATTTTTCCTTCTCTAGTTAGCACGGATGAAAAAGGGAATCCAATTGCAGATTTAGCAGAAAAGTGGGACATATCCTCTGATAATCTAACCTATACCTATCACTTAAGAAAAAGATTAAAGTTCAGTGACGGCTCTCCCCTAACATCTGATGATGTTGCATTTACCTTGACACTTTTAGATGATCCCTCCTATAGTGGCAGCTTTGACATCTCAACTTGCTATATAAAAGGAAGTACCGATTATAAAAACGGTAAAGCTACTTCAATATCAGGTATTGCCGTTGTAGACCCTTTAACCATAAAAATCACAACTGAAAAGATAAATCCCTTAAACCTAACTAGGCTAGGTGGTCAAGTACTATCAAAAGCTTATTACGGAAAAGACTACAAAAAAGGAAATCTTGATTACTTAAAATCGCTATACTCAAGACCTTTAGGCGCAGGTCCATATAAACTTGATAAATACATTCCCGGTCAAGAAATACGATATACTGCAAATGAAAATTATTACAAAGGAAAACCTAAAATAGAAAACTTTATTTTTAAGGTTACTAGTAAGGATACAAACCTTCAATTGTTTCAGACAGGAGAAATTGATTCTGATTCATTTAGCACAGACAAAGACACCGTAGATCAGCTTGAAAACTTAGGGTTTGCCAATATACGAATTAGCACTGTAAGTGACTATGGTTTTGTATATATGAATAACAAAAAACCTTACTTAAAAGATAAAAATGTTAGGCAGGCTCTTATTTATGGTCTTGATCGTCAAAAAATTGTTGATGTAGCATACAAAGGCTATGGAGAGGTGGCTAACGTACCTACTTCACCTCTTGTATTGTCCTACACTACAGATGGAATTAATTCATATAAATTCAATCCTGAAAAAGCAAAAAAATTATTAGAAGATGATGGTTGGCGGCTTAATTCTAATGGAATACGCGAAAAAAATGGTCAAAAGCTTAAGATATCATACTTAACTTCAAAAAATACGGATCAAACAATACCTATAGCTAAGGAAAACTATAAAGCACTAGGTATCGACTTCGAGCCTGAAATCATGGATTTCAACACTTTAGTTGAGAAATTAAATAAAGGTGACTACGACCTAGCTGCTGTACGCACAAGCGGACTTGTAGATCCAAATGACTCTGTTGAAGAATTTTCATCTAAAAAAACTTCTGAAAATGTCAGTGGATATTTCAATCCAAAGGTTGATGAATTAATTTCAGAGGGTGTAAATACCTTAAACGTTAAGAAACGTAAAGCAATATATAAAAAACTCTATAAAGAATTATCAGACGACCCACCAGTTATATTAATAGATTATAGGAAGGGCTTAAAGGCTTGGAACAGTAGAATTAAGGGTATGGAAAATGATAATTTTGCAGGAGTTTCATCTACTAATTTATCAAAATTAAAGATAGAAAATTAA
- a CDS encoding ABC transporter permease encodes MKKYILRRFLQMIPTLIGVSIIIFYLFSLMPGDYIDSNRNLTPQRAHELRVLNGFDKPIIVRYLIWLRNILHGDFGFSLKYLEPVTTLINQYIWNSFIIAIVTLILTWSIALVIGIFSATKQYSFFDRVITLLVFASLSFPSFFIGLLMIKFFGVDLKILPIGGMVETGSTTIGLSHILEVIRHMILPVGILTFLSIGSLTRYFRSSMLDVLKQDFIRTARANGLKERKIIFKHALKNAILPAITLLSFELPGLFSGAIITEQIFNWPGIGRIQLEALSFRDYPVLMTFTMLLSFLTIFGNFCADILYAAADPRIRLE; translated from the coding sequence ATGAAAAAATATATATTACGCAGATTTCTTCAAATGATTCCTACACTTATAGGAGTCTCCATTATTATTTTCTATTTATTTTCTTTAATGCCTGGAGATTATATAGATTCAAACCGAAACCTTACACCACAAAGGGCACACGAACTTAGAGTTCTAAATGGTTTCGATAAACCAATCATAGTTAGATATCTTATATGGTTAAGAAATATTTTGCACGGAGATTTTGGATTTTCATTGAAATATTTAGAGCCAGTAACAACTCTAATAAATCAGTATATATGGAACTCATTCATCATAGCTATTGTTACCCTAATTCTTACTTGGTCCATTGCTCTAGTAATCGGAATATTCTCAGCTACAAAACAATATTCCTTTTTTGACAGAGTAATAACACTGCTTGTATTTGCATCATTGTCTTTTCCATCATTTTTTATAGGCCTTTTAATGATTAAATTCTTTGGAGTTGATTTAAAAATTTTACCCATCGGTGGTATGGTGGAAACCGGAAGCACCACCATAGGACTTTCTCATATTTTAGAAGTAATTCGTCATATGATTCTTCCAGTTGGTATACTTACATTCTTAAGTATTGGATCACTTACAAGATATTTCAGAAGTAGTATGTTAGACGTACTTAAACAAGATTTTATAAGAACTGCTCGTGCAAATGGACTTAAAGAAAGAAAAATCATCTTTAAACATGCTCTAAAAAATGCTATTCTACCTGCAATTACACTTCTATCTTTCGAGCTCCCCGGACTTTTTTCAGGTGCTATTATAACTGAACAAATTTTCAATTGGCCTGGAATAGGAAGAATACAGCTTGAAGCTCTTAGTTTCAGAGATTACCCCGTACTCATGACTTTTACAATGCTACTTTCATTTCTCACTATTTTCGGTAATTTCTGTGCGGATATTTTATATGCAGCAGCAGATCCACGAATAAGATTAGAATAG